DNA from Gracilinanus agilis isolate LMUSP501 chromosome 3, AgileGrace, whole genome shotgun sequence:
GGCTGAGCCTCTGGAGCCTTGCCGGAGTAAAGCCCAGACCTGAATACAAATCTAATtcgttaagttagatctcttgctctaccctcttctcatctctctacttccactctctcctatatttggtaaataaattactaaaatcatcttaggaattggtatttattcagttccttggtgaccacaactttaaatattaatatatccaaccaaaaaaaaaaaaaccccttttccctcttatatGACACAGTAAGATGAATTTGGAAATGGCTTCTTGACCAAACTCAAAGACTGGACCTTAATGGCCAATGTCTGGTCAGTAGAAGGTATCTAGTGGAATATGCTAGGAACGGTTGTATCTGCACTGGCTATGTTACTTAATAGTTTATCAATGATTCAGGTAAAAGTTTCTCATCAAACTAAGATGGCATAAAGCTGGGAAAAGATAGCTGATATGCTGTAGGCCAGAGTTAGGActaaaaaagatcttgacaggttaGTTTTGGGTTgtatctaataagatgaaattcaatagagaTAAACATAAAATCTTATTCTTGGTTTTATAAGTATAGGATTGGAAAATCTGGTTAAACAGctatttgtatgaaaaatatcTTGGAAGTATTAGCAAGTTCAATGAATTAGAAGTGTGACATGGCATCCAAGAATCCATATAATCCTGAGCTGTATCAAGAGAAACATAGCTTCTAAGAATAAGTAGGTAATATTACTTATGTACTATGCCCTAGTGAGATCACATCTTAAGTACTCTGCTCTGTTCTAAAAGCTCTAGTTGAAGCATATTAATCAGCTGGAGACCATCCAGAGGGGGATATAACAGAAAGGGTGAAGAGCCTTGAACCTTTCcgttaatcaacaagtatttattacatgCCTAAGAGCAAGGCATGGTGCTACACTCTggggaaacaaaaataataaattgaaaaaaaaaaacaaaaacctcttactttctgtcttaataataactctaagacaggagAGCAAGGGCTGGTCAAAtgtttttcccagggtcacacagataagaagtgtcaggtcacatttgaactcgggtctccccaactccagtcctggctctctattcattgttctacctagttgctcctatcccataaatttttaaCAAAGCAACAATTTGTTTGTTCTGAGTTCCCTATCTCTTTTCcattaattttccttaaattaCGCCTGCAATTTCATTGATATATGGAattcctggtgaggaaactcctaccAGTGtagatcagcaccttctctgcaacttatagttttAGAGTGGTACCCAGAGAACCATGAGATTAAGTGCTAGGTCACTCAGTATGCATCACAGACTGCacatgaactcaggttttcccaactCTATGGCCAGTTTTCTATATTCTATGGTAGACTGCCTATTGAAAAGGACATATGTTCCCATAACAAGGGGATACTCTGGGCAACATTCAGGTCAGCCAGAATCATGTATTATTATTTCTGGTGCCATTTGGGCCTCCTAAGCTCTAACTTCTAGGCTAACCCCTAAAggcaatattatatatacatgtaagcCACACCACCCCTTGCCCCCTTTCAGCTTTATGTATTGACTTCTCCAATTAGATTGCGAACTCTCTAAGGATAggggctatcttttttttttaattttttaaacatttattaatattcatttttaacatggttacatgattcatgctcctactttccccttcaccccccgctctccccccactcatggccaatgcacatttccactggttttaacatgtgtcattgatcaagacctatttccaaattgttgatagttgcattggtgtggtagtttcgagtccacatccccaatcatgtacgcctcatcccatgcattcaagcagttgtttttcttatatgtttcctctcttgcagttcttcctctgaatgtgggtagcattttttaccataaatccctcagaactgtcctgtgtcattgctttctgctgctacagaagtccattacattttattttaccacagtgtatcagtctctgtgtacaatgttcttctggctctgctcctttcgctctgcatcagttcctggaggtctttccagttcacatggaattcctccagtttattattccttttagcacaatagtattccatcaccagcatatactagtttgttcagccattccccaattgaaggacataccctccttttccagttctttgccacaacaaaaagcgcagctataaatattttcatacaaatctgtttgTTTATGATCTTTTTCAGGTACAAACCAGGGgctatcttttttatatatgtatcccCAGTGTCTATCTACCtcaatgcctagtacatagtaggtggcTAATTCAATGTTCACTGTCTGACACCTTGGTTCTGTCATTTACTgttaactctgggcaagtcagttcctTTCTGTGAgactcagcttcttcatctataaaacataaTGCCATTTTGCACTACTTATTTCAAAGAGTCACTATGAAGAAAGTATTTCCTAAAACCTAAAATGTTGCCCTTATTATTCACACAGACTGAAGAATCTCCCACAAAGAGctagatataaagaaaaggcaTTTCTCTACCCCAATTCTACCATGCAGATGAGATCAAGCTGCCTAAGGCCTAAATGGCAGACTTTTAAACCCCACCACAAGTCTAACTTTGTCTTACACTACCTATCTACCAACTTCCTTGAAAAATGGGTTTactgaaatgtttatttttgacatttctaGATCTGAACAAAGCCTGATATCCTAAGATGTTGCCAAGCAACATGGAAACTTCTGACAATTTATTGGAGCTGCTCAATAAGtttgttctttaaaaagcaacaaaGTGTCATTCTTACAAGACAAATAATCTCTTCCATCCCCTTCAAAACTTCAACCTTACTCTTTCACTCTAACAGTGGAAAAACAACCTCTAACTCAGTATATTCTTAGGTTAAGAGGCACTTCTTGTTTTGAGAGTTGGTAGATTTTAGAatttctacaaaatatttatattatctcttcTGGCTTTTTCAGAATTAGAAGTTCAATAGCCTCCAGGGGATATATAGCTCATAAAATCATCTAGGACTGCAATTCCTGTGTGATATGCCTacctaaattaataaaatcaagaatCATTTAGAATATTGAAGAGTGGAAACAGTGTAGCAGGTAAGAAAAACACTTTAGTTAGGCCCCTTCTCCCTtccaggcctcaatttcctcatctacggGATACATGTTAAAGGCCTataattagactagatgatcttaaaattttctcacaactctaaatcttatgaatTGCTATATCAATTTTCCTTCCAGTTCAACAATGTACTGAAAATAAGAAGACACTGTCGATTGTAGAAAAGCAACAATAGGCATCTAATACTCTTGATACTAACAGGTACCTAAAGATTCCCccaataaaggggaaaaaaagatttctttgaccatttgtggAAATCTCAGCAACTTCATCCCCTCAGCTATCCCCAACCCCTATCCTTCACACACTCACCTGTTTTACATTGTATCCTGCTTTTGCACTGGTTTCAATAAACATAACATTCAGCTCTTTggctttcctctctccctcctcaatagATACTTGCCTGTAAAAAataggggggaaaagagagataatttgagacAGAACTCTAGGAAGGGGATCCATCCAATGGGCTCAAGAGTGTAAAACTttcaaacaacaaaaattagttttctcatttcagaAAGAAACAGGCATTAACTTTCTAAAGTCTCACCCTGAATTGAtgggaaactgaaggaaaaaaagaacctaaGTCGATGTTCTTGTTTTCTTATATCTGATCTAGAATAGATGTCAGCTGGTATGCAGATTAAGAGGTCAAGGATACTAAGCAAGAATTACTCCTAGTCTTGAATGTgatattctaaatatatttacCATAAGGGACATGCTCTTGATTAACAGGTATCCATAACTGGGAAGGTATTTCTGGAAATAGTTCTGGGCAACTAAGAGCTTTTAAAATGAGACAGGTTAACAACATGCACAAATATCCCCACTCTCCATCCCCCatgcttttttaaactttttaaatgtgggcattaaatgcaattttttttctgtctatcCCATGGTGCCAGGCACATTTTAAGTATCTTACACTTGCTGACTATTTGAGCACCTAAGGGCCTAAAGCCTGGAAGCTACATTCATTCTGAATTGATTGTACCTTATCTTTAAAAGAGGTAGAATAATACCACTGGACAAAAGTGCTGAGGCTGGGAATGCTCAATACAAACCCTGTAACTATAATAGAGAAACTATTAGTCCTCGTACATTTTTATCTTACTTTCAGTGACTATAACATTCTCTCATGGCTGAAAGAAATCAAGTCAGGGAACTTCAAAGTAATTAACAAGTGGCTAGTCTGGAGAAAAAACtgatcatttttcactttataagCCTAAACAGGTTACTCCCATCTTAAGACTCAGTTTTATTAATACTGATACTTGACATACTTACCTCTTATAAACTGTCAAATGCtacacaaagagagctgttagaATCCTTATAACTCCTCGATGACTATGACTTAGCTATATGATTAATGTATTAATAGCCTAAATCCAAATCCCTCTGAGACAAGATAGAAGGGAATCCAAGGAAAACACTTAAAATTAAGACTAGTAATTTACTTTCTAACAGactttctaggaaaaaaaaaaaacaaaaatcaaagctAAAGAcatcctttatattttaaataagtgtgtgtgtgtgtgtgtgcgcgcgcgcgtgtgtatgtatatatatatatttttaacccttaccttctgtcttggaatcaatactatgtattggttccaaggcagaaaagtggtaaggcctaggcaatggaggtcaagtgacttgcccaggtcatatagctacgaagtgtctgaggccgatttaatctcaggaccttccatctctgggcctgactctcaatccactgagctacctttaTTATATAATGATGTTCTAACACAGTTGCTAATGGAACAAACTGAATTATGATCAGCCCATTTCCCTGCCAAATATTTAAACAGGGCCACAGATTCAAAACCTGAATTTTAATATTCTTCATCTTGCAATGCTAGAGATAATGAAATAAGAACTTATTAAAGGAGATTagtcaatatttttaaagcccAAAACATAACAAACTCGTCAAGATTTTCACTGAAATTAAATCCAGGGGActtcaaagtaattaaagctaaaGCACTGTGCATTCTGAATTCTGAAGATCACTTTGCTCACTTCACTAATGTACCACAATGAAGCCACTCAGGTCAATTTAAAAGTCTGATTTATTTATAACCACAAATAATTAAGTGATACAAAATACCCCAGAAATTATAGTTAATGGAatactacaaaagaaaaaaatggtgggACTTTAATTTCTATAAACAAATCATTTTAAGAAacgatttatttttaaagcatttttgcaCAAGTTTTTTATGCGGATCAGTTTCCTCAATGAACTCTCTTACACCAAATCTATCATAGGTGAATTTAAATGAAGAACTTTATTTAGTAAATTTCTTATGCttgtgtaaatttaaaaaataaatataaggtaaaatgagacaaagacatgtatgattggaaaagaaaagaaaaaatattggtcATATAATGAGAATAAAGGAAAACAGTAATGAAGAATGCCTTACAGCTAATTCTTTATGACAAAATTCTAGAAAGACATAGGCATGAATTACACAATATGAAAAGACATGGATGGAATGCTTTCTGTGCTGATTAGGTTACCAAAATAAAAACGAAAGAAAACCAGAATCCTCCTGGTCATAACACCACACAGAAGAAGCAAGCTCCTTCTGTCATAAAATACTGGCCAAGAGAAATACTGGTCAATTGTGAACCCTTCTATCTATAGGGGGTATCCAAAAATCAATGAAACTATAGATCACCcaagtttcaaaataaaatttaaaatagtttctAAATAAGTTGACACTATCTCGCTCAACAGTATTTCCCAAGAGGTTGGGGGGATAAGGTAAGGGGAGCAGATTATTTAAGGTAGAAATCAAGTGCTCTGAAAGAAAGTCACTCCATACCTCTTGTCAGCAAGATCAGTTTTATTTCCCACTAGCATAATGATGACATCACTTCCCCTTTCCGTTCTGACATCATCAATCCATTTTGTGGTTTGCTGGAATGAGTTTACATCTGGTGTGGGAGGGTGGACAAAAAGTTGAGTATTATTACAGTTACCTCTCTAGGTGATGAACAACCATACCACCACCCTGGCTGGGGCTGGCACATTAAGACCCGCCCTTTTAATGTGCCTGCAACATAACTCCATTTTATCTGATAACAACTGTCAGTGTTttagaaacactgaaaaaaataagtttttatgttGGAAGACATTTGTATATTccaaaatttgtaaaatgagtataaggagaaaatttaatgtgtttgtttacatatatacagattacacacacacatacacacacacacacacacacacacacacacacacacacgtgtatgttttatatgtatgtgccAGTAGTGACAGATGTGGCAGATAAAATGGTTTTATATTGCCTCCCTGTTTTTCCATCACATTTACTTCACAAAGTAAAGCATGTCAAAAAATGTCAGCCATTAAGTCCCAACAAGTCCAGAGAATTGGTAAAGCTTTCAAGGAGCTTTTAAACATCACAGTTTGCATTGCTTAATCAGTTTGTGATCACTTTAACTAGGGAGGGGTTTGATGGCACCTGTAATAAAATCTAGTTCTTCAATTGTTAAGAACTCCTAGGTATAGCATTCCAAAATGCTTTTggacaaaagaggaaaacagGTAGTTTATGTTTAAACTCAAATTTGTAGCCATTTTCCTAGGAAAATCCCCTTATCCCCCTAACCAGGTTCCACCCATCTTAGTTAAAGTAAGCACAAAAACTTTTAAGCTGCAAAACCTGTCAATGCATAATAATGAACATACTTTTTTTGGGAAGAGTAGTATAAAGTGGCAAGAGAGAAGCTTGCACAGAGCAAAAGAATATGAATTACAGACTAATTTAAACTGCTACTATCTTACGGCCAGATAAATCTAATTTACTCCTTTGCATACTTAGATTGAGTCAGTAAGTTACAACAAACCACTTGAGCTCATGATgtaataaactattttttttaatcaagagatcTAGAGATTGTTTTCTCAATTTTATGGTCCAGATCTATGAAGGGAGAGGAAGCAAATTTACTCCACCAACGAAGAAacttaaactcaggttttcctaataaAGGGGGTCCTCTATATACTAGCGCCATTTCTCTATTCTGAAATAATATTAAGGTAAAGAACACCCTggaccttttccctttttctccaaCAGTGTTCTAGTAGCTTGGCTTACTAAAAAGAGAACTTGATTCAGATTCAGGtaacttggatttgaattctggctctgctatttatCCACTGTATAAGGTAAGTCACATAAGTTCTCTCATTCTGTTCATCTAAAATGGGGACAGTTTGGAAGAGGTagtataaatcttaaagcactctaAAAAATCTAAGTTCTTTAACCCATTTCACATATTAATTTCATGTGTAGAATTTCAGTAACCTCTTCTTCAATAACCAATTCCCCACAGAAAATGCAAAGTAATTCAAGTACAATCTTCTTAGGAAGCAGTAGGAGAAGAGACCATTAATAAATAGTTTAGTCTCTAAATTTTACACATTCTGAGTGACAAATGGCAGAGTAATttgttagcaaaaaaaaaaaaaagttttagtcaTGGAACCTAAATTCcatcaaatgaaaatgaatactTAACAGAAAAATGCAATGTTGCAATTTCTCCACCTTCCACCCTCTCCCCTTATTGCCACTTATAAACTGTCTAGGAGGCAGGTGGAGAAAAGCCAAGCAGCAGAAACTCTTTAATATTCTTAAACTAAGCCTTGGAAAGCTAGAAAATTATATGAAATCTTTAATTCAAAAAATTTATTTCTGAAGAAATTTTAGAGTCAGTTAGAAGGAAGACATTCCTCCAACCAAAGTCACTGCCAGGTCTAAGGATGGTAGACTGCCATGATTAAGTAAGAGGAAGATCAAGTATAGGGTAAGTATAAGCATTTACAAAAATCACCAGGGTACATGTTCTGATACAGCCTGTCTATTCTAAATTTTGCTATAGTaaaggaaatgttttacatgctaGTATGACAAATGAGCACATGATGATAGAGCATGCAGCTAAGCTAAAGGCAGAGAGAGGATTAGAAATGCAGAATTCCCCCCACTCACTTGTGATATCATAAACAACAACTGCCACAGTGGAGTCACGAATGTAGCTAGGGATCAAGCTCCTGAACCGCTCTTGACCTGCTGTGTCCCATAATTGCAACCGTACCTGACAACAAAATCAGTCAAAcaggcaagaaaaataagaagggtCAACCCAGTGCAAAATACCTACTTGTGATATCGTAAACTACTACGGCTGCAGCGGAATCACGGATGTAACTGGGAATGAGGCTACGGAAACGTTCCTGACCCGCAGTATCCCACAGCTGCAGCCTGATCTGTGGGatgggagaaaataaataaaaaaaaaaaaggcaaactaataccaaaaagaaaaaagtaatgatgTTGTtttaaaaggagggggaaaaaaaacaaactcatgcAGGAATTTAAAAAGTGAAGGGTGGATACAGGAACAAAGTGCTCGCTCTCCATCCCATAAGGAAGCACCAAAGGCACTTATGCTACTTGATTTGTTGGAACCTGGTGGAAATAAGACAAAAGGATTTCCTTCCACATATATCCCCTTCTGTCCTATGGAATCCTAAACTGTCAGTCTTTCCAGATAACTAAAGATGGACTCACTTGCTGGTGTACAATTCATGATGACAAAGGATAAAAATGGAAGCAGCAATGAATGGGGCTGCACAGATAACAGAAAAAAGGACTTAGTGGCTGGTTTGCCACTAAGCTCTGTTATGTCACTGACACCCAGGGCACAAGGAAAAAgactattttgataattattgtttttcctagtATTGCCTCACtcaaccagaaaaagaaatttgggtttggttttttttttttttttgtctcagctGGACATAAGCCAAATAGTCTAATTTCTCATACTCACATGGgagaggaaaatggggaaaggaaggagaacaaTGGCAAGCAGGAAGCCCTCTTACAGCCAGAAATTCACTTATAAAAAGTCTCCAAATTAAGGAACTCACAAGATCTACTTAAAATACAAAACAACACTcacaatgctctctctctctagtcTAAGTATATGTCAATTTTTTCAGGGGACTTTTGATAAGATGATGTTTCTCTAGTAAAGATATtcgttttttgttttaaaagtttgGGGCACCATCTTTGTTTTCAATGCAACAGAATTCATCTTGGAAAGATCCCTACAAGTATACACATTTTATTTAGGGTGAATAAGCATTCAGAAATGAGAGACAAGAGCCTGACAAAATAAGACttccccatttccttttacaTATCATCTTCCTACAAATTATCCAGCAAAGACATTTTATCAGTCTTTCCCCTCCAACTCAAATATTCCTCAATGCCTACCcccaggaaagaagggaaaaatatccTTTTAAGTCTTTCCAATCTTGTAGTTCTCTCAATTTCTCCTGCTCCTCTTGGAGTTCAAGGCAAAAGGGTTGTGTGAATCCTCTTCTCCCCTTTATGTTCTAAGTGAGTCACTGGGATGGAGAgtgggcatacaaagacaaaatgaatgtACTAGACACCAATATCTGTGTGATAGCAAATGACTGAGTAAATTGTGAAATTTCTAGGAAACTTTCATGAAGTTCTTACTCCTTTTGGTTCTAAATAATGGCACAACAAAAATTCTACTTACTGTTCGATCTTCCAAATACATTGTTTTTGATAAAAAGTCAATGCCAATTGTTgcctataaaacaaaatacaaaaaggtGATTTTTTAACATTAGCCAAATACTAGCAGATGTCCCATGGCTCAGAATGGGAACTCTGGATTGAAATATAGTAACCACATGATTTTCTCgtaggaaaaaaaagtctttgacaaagcATGAACAATACTCATTTATGCTAAAAACCCTAAGAAGTAACTTAGGGTTAGTAACTTAGGGTTTTTAGCATAGAAAAACCCATAGAAGAAACTTTCTCTTAATGTTTTACCAAATTTtgtaagcatcatatgcaatggggatacgCTAGAACCTTGACCAGTAAATACAGgatttaaataaaagtaaataaaaaataaattaaaagaatagagatagacaaagaagaattaaaatcattcctattttttgatatgatggtttacttggaaaatcctagggACTTAGGAAAGATCCTGAgacaataacttcagcaaagttgtatGCTACTAAATAAACTCtccaaaaaaattatttgcatCACTATACAATAAATAGCAAAATCCAAGAGGCAATAATAGTAAAATTCCATTCCAAATAATTACAAAATCCATAAGGTATCTAGCAATGAATTTACCAAAACAGACAAAAGACTTGCatataatataagaaaatgatccttgaagaaacaaagaacaacaaatatTTGCATGAATATTTAGAATTCATGGATGGGCCATGCcaatataatagaaatgaataCTATCAAAATTAATGTACACTTTTATTGCTATAACAAATTGTTAAGGAGATACTTTGTAAAGCCAgataaaatgacaacaaaattgATTTGGAAAAACATAAGATTTAGATTcccaagggaaattatgaaaagtagGGATAAAAGGGGAACAACCcttccagacctcaaactatattataaagcagtggctAACAAAATCATTTGGTACTGGTTTAAAAATTGAGAGGAAAAATCAATAGAAGAGACTGGacaagagaaaaatcagaaatgatgCATATCAATaacttagtgttcaataaaccagaaaacataaattacataccaaaaaaacctcatttgaataaaaaaatgggaaaagtgtAAACTAGACTGGCAGAAAATAcacatagaccaatatctcatattATAGTCTACAAGTATACATCCTAAATGGAGACATGATTTTAATGTTAAAGATcatacaacaaaaaataaaataaaagagaagtaaaGCAAACCATATATCCCTCACAGGTATATGAGTCtatgtagtcttttttttaaacccctaccttccatcttggaatcaatactgcatattggttccaaaacagaagagtggtaagggctgggcaatgggggttaagtaacttgcccagggtcacatagctaggaagtgtctgagggcagatttgaacctaggacctcccatctctaggcttggttctcaattcactgagccacccagctgctccctatatGTAGTCTTAATCAAACAAGGGACAAAAGCaactaaaaaagataaaaacagataAACTTGATTACATGGAACTGAAAAAACTTCTGCACAGACAAAATTAATACAACTAGGGGgagaaatctttgtatcaaatttctccaATGAGGGTCTGCTAGCCAAGATATGTAAACAATTAGCATATGTATACGTACATATCTCAGACCAAAAGTCATCCTTCAATAAAGTGGTTAATGGATATGAATGAAGAGTTCTCAAAAGAGGAACTGAAAAGTTTTAACAACCTCATGAAGAATGCTCCAAGTTACTAATAATGAGAGATGCAAAACTAGAAGAATGCTCCAAGTTACTAATAATAAGATATGCAAAACTAAACAATCTTGAGGTTCCTCTAAAACCCTAAAAGTCagcaaaaaagacaaaagatggtagaggcagctaggtgacccagtggataaaaagccagccctggatatgggaggtcctgggttcaaatctgacctgagacacttcttagatatataattttgggcaagtcatttaaccctaattacctagctcatgtgctcttctgccttggaaccaatatgtagtattgatactaagacagaaagtacagattaaaaaaaaaagacaaattatgaGACCTTGGtactggaggagatgtgggaagatAGTCTCATCAGTGCATTGTTTGCAGAACTGTGAGTTAGGAtaaccattctgaaaaacaatttgggatTGTAGAAATAAAGTCACTAAAATACCCAAATCCTTTGTTTGACCTATAGATTCCATTACCAGGTTTATACCTCAAGGATatgacttataagaaagaaactccaaacatcaaaaaatatagcaacattttttgtAGAAGCAAAGAGTA
Protein-coding regions in this window:
- the RAB6A gene encoding ras-related protein Rab-6A isoform X1: MSAGGDFGNPLRKFKLVFLGEQSVGKTSLITRFMYDSFDNTYQATIGIDFLSKTMYLEDRTVRLQLWDTAGQERFRSLIPSYIRDSTVAVVVYDITNVNSFQQTTKWIDDVRTERGSDVIIMLVGNKTDLADKRQVSIEEGERKAKELNVMFIETSAKAGYNVKQLFRRVAAALPGMESTQDKSREDMIDIKLEKPQEPPVNEGGCSC
- the RAB6A gene encoding ras-related protein Rab-6A isoform X2 gives rise to the protein MSAGGDFGNPLRKFKLVFLGEQSVGKTSLITRFMYDSFDNTYQATIGIDFLSKTMYLEDRTIRLQLWDTAGQERFRSLIPSYIRDSAAAVVVYDITNVNSFQQTTKWIDDVRTERGSDVIIMLVGNKTDLADKRQVSIEEGERKAKELNVMFIETSAKAGYNVKQLFRRVAAALPGMESTQDKSREDMIDIKLEKPQEPPVNEGGCSC